The Lonchura striata isolate bLonStr1 chromosome 8, bLonStr1.mat, whole genome shotgun sequence genomic interval ttttatatgtttttaatagaaaaaaattcacataAATTCTTTAAAGGGCATCTTTCTCAGGCAGATTAACATCAGTCCCTAAACTCAGCAAATAACAGGAATAACAGAAATAAACCAAGCAGTACTTGGTTTATTTCACTAGCTATCTCTACCTCAGGTGCTGAAAGATGGATCTCCTTTTAAAGTCTTGCAATATTTGGAAATAAAGGATTTGTTTTACTTCTTGAATACTTACCCCTGAATGATAAGGAGGATCAATCAGATTTAAATTAGGGAGAGAGGCCTGAAGCGCATTTACATAAACTGGCTGAGAATGAACAGAGGACACTGAAGCTGCAAATTTAACAGAAACACAAACACACCGTGATATTTCAATTGTTTTGAAAACCTAGATCTACAAAGAATGCAAATGCCCTTATTTGTATGTCACAGTTTTATCTTCAGCACATCTGATTGCTGCTATCAAGAGTAACCAGTACAAAAAGAGCATCTCACCTTCATGCTTGTACTTCTGAATCTTCCTAATCAAGTCTATCCTGTGAATACTTTGAAAACAGTTTTCTATCAAATCCAGTTGATTAGGAGCCACCAAATTTAGCTTCTCCAGGTCAATTATAAGAGCTAGAAAACTCTAGAATAGCAACATAAACCCAAACACATCAGTAATTTTTTCTCCACCAGATGTAACAAAGCAACACAGAAAATACCATGGAGAGGTCATGAAGGCTGTATAAACAATTAGAGATGTTACACCTTCTAAGAAAATTATCTGAGAAACATTTTAATCCTTGATATTGTCACACCAGTGATAGAAACTAGAAAGTCATGTTCTTAAAAACCTATCTTAAATTTTTGAGGAAAcagttttgcattttgtttttgcTACAAAGCAAAACAGCTACTGCAAATGTCACCTCACGTGCCACAAAGCAAGAGGCAAGAAAAGCTTTGGGAAATTTTCAGGGCCTCTCTCCTTCTCTGACtgaagacagaaaaggaaaaaaaaactccaaaggAAGAAGACAGAAATCTTCAGTCTTCTCTGCACAGTGGTCATGGTTTCTGAATCTTCTCTACTGAATTTCTGCCTTCTCAGAGGACTtaacaaaaatattcagaatgcAAAGGTATAAAGACATAATTACAATATGTTCTTTTGTGTTCTTTTGTAAGTGAATTACAATGTGTTCTTTGTAAGTGAAGCAGAGCACAAACAAAAAGTGACCTTGTAACTTAAGATACAgttcaaatgttttttttttttaagattattcTTACAATAACTTTCAGGTCAGAAATATTAAAGAAAGATTTCCACAAAATGCCCATGAAGTTCATTCAATCACAATACACTACAACAAGCAATTTTTTACTCCTCTTGTTTTTTTACTAGTTTTCCATGCTTCTTTTCTTGAActaaaaatcaacaaaatgaaacagaaaccACAACTCCTTGTCTGCTTCCTGATGTGTGTGTACTCCTGCCTCAATACTTCTTGCAGTACTGACTCCTCTCCTTTGCTGTCTAgctacatattttttttactttcatgtCTCTCTGCTCCAGAGGAGAATGCCAACAGGAAAACATACCTTATCTTTTGCCATTTTCATACGAGGTGCATAATCTCTGAGTAGAAAACCAAGAGAACTCACTTCATCTTTTTCCAGATTTTCATTTATCTCTACCATTAGTACCCTGAAATAAAGTTGAGATATTTCTAAATGATTAGCTTGCAGCAAGATTCCTCCCTTTCCCAACTACTCAACTTCTCCCCATGTTCCAGTCTTCATCTACAATCTCTAACTGAGAAACAGGTAAAAGACATACCCTGTTTCAAGATCCAGTTATGAAATACTCTTGCCAATCAGCACCTGTGTTTTTCAGACTGACAGTGTAATAGCCATTGTTAGGAAAACAGAAGTTTCCTTAATGTTTAACAGAGATTAAGTAAGAGAATGAGACAACAGAACATATCCTTAACTTTTTAACCTGTTAGCTAcaggatttttatttcagtgtgaaTTCAATACAAGAAAATCTTCCTTATGAGTGCATGGATTTCTTTCTGAAGTCTTTCAAAGAAAATGACTggaatttccctcccaaaaCTAGTAGTAGAGTAAAACAAGTAAGAGAAAGGTCCCTTGAGAAAAGTTATACCACGTGGCCATGTGCCCAAAGCaagccagaaaagaaaatatgtctAATCAATGATATTCCTTAAAAGTGTCATTTAGCTGCTAACCTAGAACTCTATAAACATCACTGGTTTTATTCACAAACACACAAACTCCTTAAATACAGATACTTCTAATGCCATGACTAGTAGAAACTATTTAAGTTTAATTCAGCAACTAaacttgacatttttttttaactatacTCTAGATATAatgttcttttctgcttttcttctacTTCAATAAATATTCTCTGAATCTgtgaagtattaaaaaaaaaaaaaacaaaaaaaacccaaacaaacccacaacTCACCCATActgccccccccaccccccaaaaaaaacaaagttaaaaAGCAAACCACTTATTTTGAACAAGATAGCATAGCTTTTAAATCTGAAATAGATGTATTACCTGTAATCAGGGATAAGTCTTAGACTCCTGGCAAGGTGAGCTTCCACTGTTGCTTTCTCAGTGTTCAGGATCCTCCTCAGCAAGTCAAACCTCTTAACTCGGTACAACAGCTCAGACAAGCCAACAGGAGTCAGTTTCTCTCTCTCATTCAAAGCCACCAAGACCTCCTTAAGATCAGCAGTGGCCAAGTCAGGAGCAAGGTCTCGGCACAGGAAAACCATCATCTCTTCTTCATCTTTATCCAATTCTTCTTGAATTTGATGAATAAGGAAAGCTGGCACTTGGCACCTGGTCATCACTTTGTTGCTGTTCCTTTAAAATTGCCAGCCTACTTGTTTTTAAACTGGAAACCAACATGACATGAAGCCTGTGTCTACCACAGCACTTCTCATGGGTTCATTCTTAACTAGGTGCATTTCCACAAGGGCAGTTCTGTGGGAGAGAATTAAAAGGCAATAAATCAGTGATCTGCTGCACAAGTTCACATAACTCTCCTATCTGAAGTATTTAACTTTCAGCTAACACTCCAACATACACTACAAAGACCTCCTTTATTCAAGGGACTCTCTCAGTTGTTCATTACAAAACTAAAACTATTTGGAAGGTCATACTAATCAGAAAGATATGTAAGTTATTTTTAGAGGAAACTACCTTAACATGAGTCTGTATATTCCATAGGAAGTGAAACAAAAGTCATCAGCTTGCTGATCAATGATAGATGAAGTATTTCCAAAAGCTCTGCCCCTTTTCCGAGTAACAATATAGCATGTAATATTAGAACTGCTAATATATGTAAATTCAAGAGTGTGTGGATTTTCTTATTATTAACATAACTTAAATTTATTCCAATCTGGGGTTAAAAGGATTTTCCACACACACCCACCATGCTCAAAAAGATTGAAAAGCCACTCAAAGAAAATACTCCAACCTTAAATATGCAAATTAGTTCATTCTGAAAGTATAGATAAGCCACAGATCGCTTTTTTCTTCACTAAACATTCATGTACCATTATACTGAAAACTGGAACAAAAATTCAAACCTAGAAAAACCCCCAGCCTTGTGATTAACAAAATGAGGAGGGTGCTATACTCAATTTCCACTGCCACCAGCTATGGAAATTCCATCTAACCCCCTCTGACCTCCATTATATATAGGGAGAAATGGCAGATGAGCAAACCTAAAGACAAACCTTAGTCCTTCCACAGATCACTATACTGCAGAGTTTTATTTAAACCATACTGGAAAGCAAATGCCAATTCAACTCCAAAGGTTAATATACCAAAATATTCTAGCACCCAAATAAGGTTTTTTTACAGCATTTTCATCCTTTTGTTACGCATTCTGGAAGTTACGATCAAAAATGTCACATACTGTGTCCATAATTAAGCAGGTGAGATAAATTAATCTAAAACAGAGGAACCCCTAATGCACTGTAATGTGTTTTGGAAAGTTTTCTGTCAGAAGAAAAGCATATTCATTGCTAACTTATTTTCAATCTAGCATCAAACACTTCTGAGAATCCTATAGAATGACACTGTTTTTATGACATAATGCAGTCAAGAAGGAGGAAGCACAAAGCACCTTCATATGGAAGTATCTCCCAGGTACTTTCAGCTGggacttttaaaagaacttgaAGTAATAGTTTAAAGTGAAACAGGAATTTAACAACTTTTGGTCATTTTTGGAAATACTTGAAAAACTTTAACTACTCCAGTTGATGTTTATCTAATCttttaaaactaattaaaaGAACAGAGGTGGGGGTGtgtgttaggaagaaatttccTACTGAGTTGGAATTTCAGACATGCAAAATTACTATTTATATGTtaacttaaaattaatttgcctTTAAAACACCCATATGAATCATCTTCTTTTGTGAATTTCCTTTATATATGATACATCACATGCTCATTATATGCTGATTATACTCTCAGTGTTGAAACTATCTTACCTGTATGTAGAATTGTTCACAAGAACACTGGAAAACTGGCATTTGATCATTGCCAAACCACTGATCCAGCACACATTGGTTTCCATCCAGGATTTTCCAGTGATTACATTAACTCACTGCTGGACAAATATCAAGATCACAAATTACTGTGGAGGGCTACTTCCTTTTATGGGGGTgggaaaaccaaagaaaatgaCCAAGAGTTATTCTTCTATACGACTGCAGTGAACTAGGAGTGGTGctcaaaataaaaggaaaaccagCATAACATTCTTTGGGTACTGTGTGGGAAATGAGTAAGAGCAACGGAAATGATTTTATTTAGTATAAACTAAAACAATTTATAACTTTGCAGATCCACTCCACCATATGAGTTAAAGGGCATAATGCGCCACTCTTCCATCTGATGACCACTTTTTCAAACATCACAGATGGTCATTATAGCTgcaaaagttaaagaaaaaaagcaatcaGAACATAAACCCAGCAGCCTAGCTTTTGATTATCTGGACTCTGCAACAAGATGACTTACTGAATGTAAATTCTCTACaaacaaggagagaaaaatcagataatcttctaagacaaaaaaaagttcATAGTCATCAGAGATAAAGCTGCCTCAATAATTGTCGTGTTCATGTGACATTCTaattaggctttttttttttttttttttttttttttttcctaacaccATTGCAAAGGAGCAGGAAACAACATACTAAAATTTCACACAAACATGCACAAAGCTCCAGTTAACTCCTTGCTGGCATTTTGTATCTTGAACCCTTCAGAGTCAATTTTGCAGCAACAAAGGCGGGATATGACGCCAGCGGTCGCAGCTCTGATTCGGGAGATTATCTTTCTTCCCCAAGGCGAAGATGACCTGGCTGCGGGGTGTGCTCCGCCCTTCCTCCGCTCTGTCCTGCTCGCAGAGATGGCGGTGAACGACTGCGCTTGGAGCCAGGGCCATCTGGCATTTTTCAAAGCTGCAGAGCATGCTCCACAGCTTTtcaatttccccatttcctcacTGCCCCACGCCCTTCAGCAGAAGCTTGTGCAACGCACTCAGAGAACACAGGGAAGTTCTGCGGCACATTTCTTCCTACTCTTGAACAGTTTTCCCCCGATGCAAACTAGTATGACACGCTAATTTGTTTTAACATCCCAGTCCtcctaattaaaacaaaaagtaaaaaaaaaatccctaaaaccaaacaaaaaaaccccaactacTAAGCGTGGTTTATGCAGatttcctgtaatttttctaCGTGCGTCATTTTAATCACGTTCGGTTTCGGTTCTCACCgcgagccccggccccgcttgCGCCGGGCGCTCCGGCGCTGGGCCGCCTGTGCTGCGAGCGCAGGGTGcgaagggcagggaagggatggtgagggaaaggagggggaaaggagCGGGGAAGGTATAACGCACCCAGACGCCTCGGGGAGGTCTCTACAGCAACCAGGTCCGGCATTTGGAGAAGGGAGGAGCTGGGGCGGTACCGGCCCGCTGGCCGCACagcgccgcgccgggccgggggagggctgggggggaGGCAGGGTGGtggttttagttttatttccGGCAAAGAGCTGAACACACAAAAGCGGGCCAAGAGCGGATGGAGGCGGGACAGGGCCGTGGTGCCTCCCGGCACCTCCCCCTGGCACGGACAGAGCGGCGGGACAGCGCTGTgaggggacagagctgtgcGGGGACAGAGCTGTGCGGGGACAGCGCTGTGCGGGGACAGCGCTGTGCGGGGACAGAGCTGTGAGGGGACAGCGCTGTGCGGGGACAGCGCTGTGAGGGGACAGCGCTGTGAGGGGACAGCGCTGTGCGGGGACAGCGCTGTGCGGGGACAGCGCTGTGAGGGGACAGCGCTGTGCGGGGACAGCGCTGTGAGGGGACAGCGCTGTGAGGGGACAGCGCTGTGCGGGGACAGCGCTGTGAGGGGACAGCGCTGTGAGGGGACAGCGCTGTGCGGGGACAGCGCTGTGAGGGGACAGCGCTGTGCTAGGACAGCGCTGCCGTCCGGAGCTCGTACACGAGCGTTTGCAGGCTGTGTttggtcctgctgctggcctggggacagacagagcagctctgcgaTGGCCCTGCGAGCTGTGAAGTAGTAGCGGCGTTTTGGTGAGGGGTTACACACCTGCGGTCAGTGTGGGCACGTGTTTCGGCGGGAGTTCAGCCGTAAGCGCTTGGATGGCTCATGTCTCTGAATTTGTTCGTTCACATGTACAGCTGTGTGAAAGTTGTACGCTTCCTGTTGTATAATCTTAAGGAAATATTGCATAACACCTTCTTCCTGAAAATTGGGTGTTGCTATTCCCTTGACATAAACAAGCAGCTTTCATGAAGCTATTGACTGCAGGATGCTAGCgttgcagctggagctgctctccaaAAGGCCTAAAACCTAAAATTTTTCTGAACTAGACAAAAGCCACCTCCATATATAGTGAAATCAGACACATAAAACTCCCAGATCAATGGATTTCAAAGCATTTATGGAACAGTGAGTaatttttgtgtgctgctaAAAATAGAGCAATGGAAGCGCAGTACTCTGGGACAGCACACACGAAGAGTCACGCTGTCTTTGGAACTGCAGggaaaaaggagacagaaaatattCGCCCACACTATTTGTACCAAGTGGCAGCTCtgtgttctgaaaaaaatacttgtaTTCTTAGTGAAATTGTATGGTCAGGCTCTCATTGTAACAGTGATCATTCAAGGCTATCACAGTATCCCTGCTAGTAAGATGTAGCTGATTCAGAAGGAAACCAGCTACTTACTGTGAATCAATATGCACAATTTTTCCTTGGATCTGTTCCATACAGACAGTGGAGCAtcatcagttttatttttcagacttTATGATACAAAAATAACTTCCTGTCTGGTATTACAATCATATATGTTTCTCACCTGCTGGTGCCACTGCTGTTTGTGACACTGGTTTTTGCACTGTAAAATATCTATGCTGGTAGAAAGGCTGTTCTCATATAAGGACAGACATTGCTATGGTTACAGTGAAGACACATTTGGTACTATTATTTTAATACACCAGAAATATTCTTTCCCCAGGCAGGATTGGTATTATTATACCTGTGAAAGAAAATCTTTATGAGTACTGCATGTGTAACAATGATGAGACATATACTGCAAAATTAGCAAAATATGTTCATCACAAATTAAAGACAGTCATTTAGGGTAGTGGCTGCCATCTGGCTATTAAACCACCAAATGATACCACCTTAATTCACAAACACATAAATTTTACCAAAACTAGTCTTGTCTAACTCAATACGCTTGATATATTTGCTGTATCAGTGAAGTGGCAGGCTTGTAACCATATAAAAAGACTCATTCTACTTCATGTCATTATTAACATCAGTAACATAGTAACAATTATTAACATTGTAGTAATTAACTGTGTTACTTCTTTTCATGAACAGCCATCTGAAATTCAGTACTCCCTAGAAAAGTTGTCTTGGAACCAGATAGAAAACAAGCAGTGAGTACCAACCATTGAAAGTGCATATTCTGGGTAAGAGTACCTAAGGGACAATAGAAATGTTTTGTGCCACAGACCTTACACAGCaggtttttttgattttttaggGAATGATGCAATTAGATAGGAATGTTTGAGAAAAAAGATTAGGCAAGAGTTTACTAAAATGAGTGTTGCACTATGAACAGTGCCTTGAGCAATGTCATAGAAAAATGACAAACTCCACTGAACAGTACATCTGCACTCACACAGTAACAGATGTTGTTTATTTGCTCTAAAAATAAAGCTCTATTATAATCTCACTCAGAAGGATTGAATGTGAATatgtatgtttaaaaaaaaaagatattttagccATATTTTGGTAGACCCTTCAACTTTTTTGTAAACCTACAATTTGTGACAAGATTGTTTAAAAACTTCAATTTCTGCACCATGGAAGTATACTATGTCATTATTTAGTGGCATTTACCATATCTCACTTGtctaattttgcttttcattttagtgAAAGGTGTCCTGTTGTTTGTGCTATGTAACATAGCCCCCTTACTTTGTTACTAATGGCATAACATAACAAAATTTACAGTAGAATATTCAGACAATTATAATTCCTGGTACTTCAGAGGATATATACTGCCCAGAGGTCCTTTTCTGCTATAGTCTTCAATCCAGGCATTCTTAAAGCAGTCCAGAAAAGTAGGACATTTAAAACAGATTGCTAAAAGAGACTACgtgtaaaaataaatctataaaTACAGCAGAGCAAAGGGAAAAATTGTTATCTTTTTTAACATTACAGTCAAGTATGGTGGAAGACATTTTAGGGTAAGACACAGTTATTGCTGAGTTAAACATTTTATTCTACTTTTGGCAGCAACGTAAGTTTTGATGTCTGGATATCACACAGCAGATTATTCTGGTGCCTAGTGTCTGCTGGGCTAATTAACTGTTCAATAGGGTTAAGTATAAGCTTTGGCACTTTTATATACTTTGTGGCAGTCTGGAGTTGATTTTAAAGCTTTatgttaatatttatttttatttagagaCATAAGAGCAAATAGTAACCAACACTTCTAAGAAATTACAAGTCATTCATTACTACTTACTGGGAAATAATAGTTATTAAACCTGTAATAAATATGGTACAAATTTTCTCTTAAAAGCAACAAACTTCTCGGTTTCATTTACCAGAGTCTTGGCAGGCCTTGGAAAGAATTGGTCTGATAGTTTATCTTGCTCTTTAAAAGGTAGCACAGCAAACCCAAGAGCCATCTTGGGTtagttttttcccccagatcAAAGCCAGTTAATTGCTCTGGCCATGTTTTTGAACCTTTCACAGAAGTATAATAAGATCAAAGAAACATGGGTTTGCCTGTGATAGACTTTAATATGCATATTATAAGTACAGAGTCAGCAGCAGGCTTATATATGCTTCAGCTTATGATTAGGAAGTATTAAGTTGTCATACTTGATCTTCAGTGGTGGCCTCCATTCTTCTTTGGAGGAAACAGTGAATATTCAATGCCCAGAGCTATGACAAAAGCTGCAGCTCCCCACTTGAGTCCCCTGGTAAAGATTTCTATTACGGTGATAGGTCTTGCAAAGCTACCCTGGTACCTCCAGACTTCATtactagaaaagaaaattaaaccaaaggaaaaaagatcaGTGGAAAATTGTGGTACAAATGaataagaatatatatatatatatatatatatatatgcatatataaaaGAATGATGAAGGTATTTCAATTAGCAAGACATTAAGGTTGTACAGTATGTTCTGTTATTTAAGTATCAGGAATTAAAGTTCATGATAGGAACTCTAACCCTTACCATATAGCATGAGATACAAGTACTGCCAGCAAACAACACAATTATAGGAACAGAAACACCTATCTGAAATCATGTAATTGTACTCTTCTGTGTTCACTCTGTAACAAATCAGAGCCCACTAGCACTTGCATGGATTGGACTAAATACAAAGGTTAGTCACAGTGCTAGACAGTCACATCTTACAATCCAGACACAGATAGCTCACCTCAGCATGGAGGCATTTTCTGTTTCACAATACAACACAACTGTATGACAGTcacatgattttaaaaagaaagactgAAAAGATGGTGTTTAGCTTGAGTTACAGAGCATGTACAAACTTCACACActgttttgctttgctgttttCAATCTCCATTGTTATTGAAACATTAGTCACTACTCTGactacaaatatttatttatttatttatttatagcaCAACCAGTGTAATCTATTGACATGGGTGTAGTTTGCCTCTTGTAAGGactcaaaagaaaaggaaaaataactagcaataaaataaaaactgcaaTTTTGAGAGAAAATACGGGGGTTTAAAACAAGAGGGGCAGATATTTATGTTCACAGATAATTCTCTTGTGCAGATGGATTTCGTGACTTGGGATTAAAGCATATTTGCATGGAAGAGTATCTTCTAGGTGCCAGTATAGGGCCTAATTGATACAGACTTAAAGTTTCCAAATATGACATCTGTCACAaagtttattttgtatttaatacGTACATGAATGTGCATTTGCCATAAAGGTTGAAAGCAGGTTTCTTGTTAAAATGAACTCGGCATACCAAAGGGGAGGGAGCTCTGGAGAGGGTCACTCCCAAGACGTGTGGTGCAAGATGTTAATAATACAATCTTCTGCCAGACTACTGAAGCAAGAAGCAtgataatttaatttctcatttgCTAAGGAAAATTGGCATGATGCTTGTACTGTCTTATGGAATTGACATACTACTTCACAGAAAATTTTAGAAGCAATCATCTCGTGCTTTGGGTTTGACTTTATTCCATATTTGAATTCTGTTCTGATTGGCTCAATCTCCTTCTTTTACCAGAAGaacaaaaattttcttttatcttgGAGGGGCAACAAATACTACAAAGTCCACTGGAAAAGTCCTTTTTCCAGTGTGTTGTTTTGCAGCACTTGCTGGAATTGGAAGTGTAGGCACTAAAGGTCAGCGTAATCTACACTAAACCTAAAATATTAAACTGTATCcttgtttttttaatgggaaCAAGCCTTTTGCTTCCTGAAAACAATTTTGTCAgaagcaaagggaaaacaagCTTATGCTGCTTGCACTCCAGAGAAATAGAGGCAAGATAAAAGTGAACAGGCCTGAAAAGTTCTGATATTTCAAATTATTCCTATCATCACTAAAAGTATGTTTTACTTTTACTTACATCTTTAAACTAtagcaaacaaaagaaaaaagtgctgTCAACCTCGAACCTCTCCAAAGGTTATAGCATGAAACAACTATTTAACAGATTACCTGTTTGCTCTTCCATTTTTCTTGTCGTGATTCAAGGTAAAGCTTTTTCTATGAAGACTCCTGAAACCATTTGCTCATACAACTTTTCCCTTGCAGAAGGGCCAGACTACACAGCACAAGACATTTGGTATTTTTATTCCCCAAGGTGAAAGGGTGGCTGAACAAAGTACTGTATCATTTATGATGTAGGATAAATACATTAGGCCCTGTTTTAACAGCTGCCTAAATATCTAAAAAGGAGGAGATACCCATTGTAGAGTGATAGCGTAAGAAGTAAAAAGCTGATTCTCCATGATTCTGTCATTCACAGTTGAATGCAATTCCACCCTGTATACATGtacatttcttcttttccaatAAAGGCCTCCTGCTGTATGTGAGGAATGCTATGCCTAGTCAGAATGTCGGTGCAAGTTCCATCATCTTCATCAAGACCCTGGCACACAATCTCTTTGCAGAGAAGGACAGGATTATTCACATGGGCAGACCTAATACTACTTAGGTGTTTTGGTAAATGAGGTGTTGGTCATTGTGCCTGATCTATGTCAGCATAAAACATCACAAGTGCAAAGCTGCCTCCCAACATCTGGACACTGGTCAAGGTGATGCAAGGTGTGACCTTCACacaaaaagtaaataaagaCTTTACTGAAATTCTGACTAATTTTCACTGCTTTTACTGAAGGGTTATCTGCAATGACAAGGTCTGGTTGATGCCACCAGATGACACATCAAGACGATTCTTGAGGCTTTTGCACTTACCGAGCCCACGGATCCCTCAGACCCCGCTTTGCCAGCCTCTTCTGCACCTCCTCCAGGGGAGTTCCCTCCACCTTCCACTGCCTGTAGTCAGGGAGCTCCACTTTGTCATGGCCATGGCCACTTCCGTGCCCCATACCTAGAGGAAAAGGTCAGTTTGTTACTTTGCAGAGAGCATCATCTTATTTTTATACACTTGCAAAGAACAATCCCCTGGACAGGACAAACAGGGAGGCAACAAGAAACAGAGAACAAAGAGCTTTGTTCTGTAAAACAAAGAGCCAAGGGACTTTGTGCTGTGCTTCAAAGCTTGGTGATTACACACAGTAAAGCAAACTTAAGTCACGACCATCATTACATTCATGGAACACCTATGTCGACAGAGAACAGTGTAAGAAAATCAATGGTTTCCATATCTATAAATGCActtcagcagcaccagcccctcaCTACTTCCAGAATAATCAAAAAGAGTTCAGGGTAAAAATGTCTGACTTAGGTGTGGGAGAG includes:
- the NDUFB3 gene encoding NADH dehydrogenase [ubiquinone] 1 beta subcomplex subunit 3, translating into MGHGSGHGHDKVELPDYRQWKVEGTPLEEVQKRLAKRGLRDPWARNEVWRYQGSFARPITVIEIFTRGLKWGAAAFVIALGIEYSLFPPKKNGGHH